The proteins below are encoded in one region of Bacteroidales bacterium:
- a CDS encoding ATP-binding protein: MVKILHRKLYSSVIQQIEEKEFAIITGARQTGKTTILKQVYDFLQKNGRSAFYLTLEDPDVLSRLNQHPEHVFDFVIRPNGDKIFLLLDEVQYLDKPSNFLKLLFDKHHETLKIIATGSSAFYLDKKFTDSLAGRKKLFDLFTLDFEEFLHFKTEDESLRIELDRIRTNENYISARQKELESFMNEYMTYGGYPAVVLADNEQKKTEILKELTGSFLKRDIAEAQIQDQEKFYRLLLILADQTGSLLNMNELSRLLSLSVTAVENYIFVLQKCFHIRLLKPFYKNIRKELTKMPKVYFNDMGFRNVLLKLFIPVELRLDKGALIENYAVIRAVSKYGSDAVRFWRTTEGNEIDMVVTTTFNKGLAIEVKYDAQHFNPSKYQKFVAFYPGYVLSYRALRAAESQHSLLGF, encoded by the coding sequence ATGGTTAAAATATTGCACAGAAAACTATACTCATCTGTTATACAGCAAATTGAAGAGAAAGAATTTGCAATAATAACCGGCGCGAGGCAAACCGGAAAAACAACAATACTGAAACAGGTCTACGACTTTTTGCAAAAGAACGGAAGGAGCGCATTTTACCTTACACTTGAGGATCCTGATGTATTGTCGCGACTTAATCAACATCCTGAGCATGTTTTTGATTTTGTGATACGGCCGAATGGGGATAAGATATTTTTACTGCTCGATGAAGTTCAGTATCTTGATAAGCCATCGAATTTTCTGAAACTTCTTTTTGACAAGCACCATGAAACGCTGAAAATAATCGCAACAGGCAGCAGCGCATTTTATCTCGATAAGAAATTTACTGATTCGCTTGCAGGTCGAAAGAAGCTATTCGATCTTTTCACGCTTGATTTTGAAGAATTTCTGCATTTCAAAACTGAGGATGAATCACTGAGGATTGAGTTGGATAGGATCAGAACGAACGAAAACTATATCTCGGCAAGGCAAAAAGAGCTGGAAAGTTTTATGAATGAATACATGACTTACGGAGGATATCCGGCAGTTGTTCTGGCTGACAATGAGCAAAAGAAAACCGAAATCCTGAAAGAGTTGACCGGCTCATTTCTCAAGCGCGACATTGCCGAAGCCCAAATTCAGGATCAGGAGAAGTTCTACCGGCTTTTATTGATACTTGCCGATCAAACCGGCTCACTGTTAAACATGAACGAACTCTCACGACTGCTTTCACTATCGGTTACGGCAGTGGAGAATTATATCTTTGTATTGCAGAAGTGTTTCCATATCAGGCTTTTAAAGCCCTTTTACAAGAATATCCGCAAAGAATTAACCAAAATGCCCAAAGTCTATTTCAATGATATGGGGTTCAGAAACGTACTTCTGAAACTTTTCATTCCGGTTGAGCTGAGACTGGACAAGGGAGCACTGATCGAAAATTACGCGGTCATCAGGGCGGTGAGTAAATATGGAAGCGATGCAGTGAGGTTTTGGAGAACAACGGAAGGGAATGAGATTGATATGGTGGTTACCACCACTTTTAATAAGGGGTTGGCCATCGAGGTAAAATATGATGCTCAACATTTTAATCCGTCAAAATACCAGAAATTTGTTGCTTTTTATCCCGGTTACGTTCTGTCGTACCGCGCTTTGAGGGCGGCTGAAAGCCAACATTCGTTGCTGGGGTTTTGA